The following proteins are encoded in a genomic region of Pseudorca crassidens isolate mPseCra1 chromosome 1, mPseCra1.hap1, whole genome shotgun sequence:
- the JMJD7 gene encoding bifunctional peptidase and (3S)-lysyl hydroxylase JMJD7 isoform X1, producing the protein MADAVLDAVRRELREFPAAARELSVPPAVPYLDKPPGPLHFYRDWVCPNRPCIIRNALQHWPALQKWSLPYLRATAGSAEVSVAVTPDGYADAVRGDRFVMPAERRLPLSCVLDVLEGRAQHPGVLYVQKQCSNLLTELPQLLPDLEPHVPWASEALGKMPDAVNFWLGEAAAVTSLHKDHYENLYCVVSGEKHFLLHPPSDRPFIPYELYTPATYQLTEEGSFKMVDEEAMEKVPWIPLDPLAPDLAEYPSYSQAQALHCTVQTGEMLYLPALWFHHVQQSHGCMAVNFWYDMEYDLKYSYFQLLDSLTKASGLN; encoded by the exons ATGGCGGACGCGGTTTTGGACGCTGTGAGAAGGGAGTTACGGGAGTTCCCGGCTGCGGCAAGGG AGCTCAGCGTGCCTCCTGCTGTGCCCTACCTGGACAAGCCCCCGGGTCCACTCCACTTCTACCGTGACTGGGTCTGCCCCAACAGGCCCTGCATCATCCGAAATGCCCTGCAGCACTGGCCAGCCCTCCAGAAGTGGTCCCTCCCCTACCTCAG AGCCACGGCGGGCTCCGCGGAGGTGAGTGTGGCGGTGACCCCAGATGGTTACGCGGATGCCGTGCGAGGGGACCGGTTTGTGATGCCTGCCGAGCGCCGCCTGCCCCTGAGCTGTGTGCTGGATGTGCTGGAGGGCCGAGCACAACACCCCGGGGTCCTCTACGTGCAGAAGCAGTGCTCCAACCTCCTCACCGAGCTGCCCCAGCTGTTGCCTGATCTGGAGCCCCACGTGCCCTGGGCCTCTGAGGCGCTGG GAAAGATGCCTGATGCTGTGAACTTCTGGCTGGGGGAGGCAGCTGCAGTGACATCAT TGCATAAGGACCACTATGAGAACCTCTACTGTGTGGTCTCGGGAGAGAAACACTTCCTGCTGCATCCACCCAGCGACCGGCCCTTCATCCCCTATG AGCTGTACACACCGGCAACCTACCAGCTAACCGAAGAGGGCTCATTCAAGATGGTGGATGAAGAGGCCATGGAGAAG GTGCCTTGGATCCCACTGGACCCCTTGGCTCCAGATCTGGCCGAGTACCCCAGTTACAGTCAGGCCCAGGCCCTTCACTGCACCGTGCAGACTGGCGAGATGCTCTATCTGCCCGCCCTGTGGTTCCACCACGTCCAGCAGTCCCATGGCTGCATGGCCG TGAATTTCTGGTACGACATGGAGTATGACCTCAAGTACAGTTACTTCCAGCTGCTTGACTCCCTCACTAAGGCCTCAGGCCTCAACTGA
- the JMJD7 gene encoding bifunctional peptidase and (3S)-lysyl hydroxylase JMJD7 isoform X2, with product MVMLFELSVPPAVPYLDKPPGPLHFYRDWVCPNRPCIIRNALQHWPALQKWSLPYLRATAGSAEVSVAVTPDGYADAVRGDRFVMPAERRLPLSCVLDVLEGRAQHPGVLYVQKQCSNLLTELPQLLPDLEPHVPWASEALGKMPDAVNFWLGEAAAVTSLHKDHYENLYCVVSGEKHFLLHPPSDRPFIPYELYTPATYQLTEEGSFKMVDEEAMEKVPWIPLDPLAPDLAEYPSYSQAQALHCTVQTGEMLYLPALWFHHVQQSHGCMAVNFWYDMEYDLKYSYFQLLDSLTKASGLN from the exons ATGGTGATGCTGTTCG AGCTCAGCGTGCCTCCTGCTGTGCCCTACCTGGACAAGCCCCCGGGTCCACTCCACTTCTACCGTGACTGGGTCTGCCCCAACAGGCCCTGCATCATCCGAAATGCCCTGCAGCACTGGCCAGCCCTCCAGAAGTGGTCCCTCCCCTACCTCAG AGCCACGGCGGGCTCCGCGGAGGTGAGTGTGGCGGTGACCCCAGATGGTTACGCGGATGCCGTGCGAGGGGACCGGTTTGTGATGCCTGCCGAGCGCCGCCTGCCCCTGAGCTGTGTGCTGGATGTGCTGGAGGGCCGAGCACAACACCCCGGGGTCCTCTACGTGCAGAAGCAGTGCTCCAACCTCCTCACCGAGCTGCCCCAGCTGTTGCCTGATCTGGAGCCCCACGTGCCCTGGGCCTCTGAGGCGCTGG GAAAGATGCCTGATGCTGTGAACTTCTGGCTGGGGGAGGCAGCTGCAGTGACATCAT TGCATAAGGACCACTATGAGAACCTCTACTGTGTGGTCTCGGGAGAGAAACACTTCCTGCTGCATCCACCCAGCGACCGGCCCTTCATCCCCTATG AGCTGTACACACCGGCAACCTACCAGCTAACCGAAGAGGGCTCATTCAAGATGGTGGATGAAGAGGCCATGGAGAAG GTGCCTTGGATCCCACTGGACCCCTTGGCTCCAGATCTGGCCGAGTACCCCAGTTACAGTCAGGCCCAGGCCCTTCACTGCACCGTGCAGACTGGCGAGATGCTCTATCTGCCCGCCCTGTGGTTCCACCACGTCCAGCAGTCCCATGGCTGCATGGCCG TGAATTTCTGGTACGACATGGAGTATGACCTCAAGTACAGTTACTTCCAGCTGCTTGACTCCCTCACTAAGGCCTCAGGCCTCAACTGA
- the JMJD7 gene encoding bifunctional peptidase and (3S)-lysyl hydroxylase JMJD7 isoform X3: MPAERRLPLSCVLDVLEGRAQHPGVLYVQKQCSNLLTELPQLLPDLEPHVPWASEALGKMPDAVNFWLGEAAAVTSLHKDHYENLYCVVSGEKHFLLHPPSDRPFIPYELYTPATYQLTEEGSFKMVDEEAMEKVPWIPLDPLAPDLAEYPSYSQAQALHCTVQTGEMLYLPALWFHHVQQSHGCMAVNFWYDMEYDLKYSYFQLLDSLTKASGLN; the protein is encoded by the exons ATGCCTGCCGAGCGCCGCCTGCCCCTGAGCTGTGTGCTGGATGTGCTGGAGGGCCGAGCACAACACCCCGGGGTCCTCTACGTGCAGAAGCAGTGCTCCAACCTCCTCACCGAGCTGCCCCAGCTGTTGCCTGATCTGGAGCCCCACGTGCCCTGGGCCTCTGAGGCGCTGG GAAAGATGCCTGATGCTGTGAACTTCTGGCTGGGGGAGGCAGCTGCAGTGACATCAT TGCATAAGGACCACTATGAGAACCTCTACTGTGTGGTCTCGGGAGAGAAACACTTCCTGCTGCATCCACCCAGCGACCGGCCCTTCATCCCCTATG AGCTGTACACACCGGCAACCTACCAGCTAACCGAAGAGGGCTCATTCAAGATGGTGGATGAAGAGGCCATGGAGAAG GTGCCTTGGATCCCACTGGACCCCTTGGCTCCAGATCTGGCCGAGTACCCCAGTTACAGTCAGGCCCAGGCCCTTCACTGCACCGTGCAGACTGGCGAGATGCTCTATCTGCCCGCCCTGTGGTTCCACCACGTCCAGCAGTCCCATGGCTGCATGGCCG TGAATTTCTGGTACGACATGGAGTATGACCTCAAGTACAGTTACTTCCAGCTGCTTGACTCCCTCACTAAGGCCTCAGGCCTCAACTGA